The region GCGAATATGCTTGTGGAACGACTGGAACACATCCATGCGCAGCACATCGAGCAGCAGGCGCGGGCTCATAAACTCCGTCATGGAGCGGCCGGGCTTGTAGACGAGCTGGTTGATGCCCACCTCATACTTGTAAGCAGCCTGCTCCAGAAACGCGTCCAGCTGCGCGGCGCTGCCGGGCTCCATCTGTTCGAAGAGCGCCTGCAGCGCCGGCAGCCGGGCCGGCACATCCATAAAATCATCCTCCCCAAACACAACCGTATAGGATGGGTCTAGCCGAAGGAGGTCATAGTAGTCGGAGGTGGATTTTCCGAATTTGTTGAAGTAGGCCTCAAACACGCCGGGCATCCAGTACCAACTGGGCCCCATGTCGAAGGTGTAACCGCTGGCTGAGAAGCTACGGGCTCGGCCGCCGGGACTACTGTTCTTCTCCAGCACCGTCACGTCATAGCCTTTGTCGGCCAGGCTAGTGGCTGCCGAGAGGCCCGAAAAGCCGGAGCCGATTACTATCACGCGTGTTACAGCCATATAGTGAATTAAGGACCTTACTTCATTATGCCTCCTGCCTGTATACTTTCAGCACCTTTTTCAGCTCCTTACGGGCGATGTGGATGCGGTTCTTCACCGTACCAATCGGAATCTGCAGTTTCTCCGCAATCTCAAGGTACTTATAGCCCACGTAATACATCATAAATGGGGTGCGATGCTCCTCGTTAAGGCTGGCAATGGCTTTGTTAATATCATTCATGACGAAAGTTGCCGTGCCTTTGTTCTGAGTCACGAAGTTCTCGTCGGTATTGAGGTACTGCAGGTATTCAGAGCTATCGATATTGCTGCTGCGCTTGGTAACCTTATTGTAGTTGTTTATAAAGGTGTTGCGCATGATGGTGTAGAGCCAGGCCTTAAGGTTCGTGCCTGCCTTAAACTTATCGCGGTTCGTAAGGGCTTTCAGCATGGTCTCCTGCACGAGGTCTTTGGCATCGTCCAAATCTCGGGTCAGGTTCATGGCCGCCGGCCGTAGCGACTGTGCTACATTCTGTACGAGGGTATTGAATTCCAGAGCTGTCATTTGTTTAACGTTTTATGGTACAACCATAAACAAATATACGACAGACTGTTTAATAAAAATAGCTTTGTGTAAGTTATTTTTGAGTTTGTTTAAACAATTTCGACGAACGGAGCCTCGCATCCCGTGTACGTACATATTTCTTGTGCAAACAACAT is a window of Pontibacter kalidii DNA encoding:
- a CDS encoding RNA polymerase sigma factor gives rise to the protein MTALEFNTLVQNVAQSLRPAAMNLTRDLDDAKDLVQETMLKALTNRDKFKAGTNLKAWLYTIMRNTFINNYNKVTKRSSNIDSSEYLQYLNTDENFVTQNKGTATFVMNDINKAIASLNEEHRTPFMMYYVGYKYLEIAEKLQIPIGTVKNRIHIARKELKKVLKVYRQEA